A segment of the Gemmatimonadales bacterium genome:
AACATCAACATCAATTTGTATTCCGAACGGCCCGCGCTTCCTACGTATATCGAGTACTCGGTCGATGGGAAAAAGCTCGGGGAGGAAGACCAAAGCAAGCGGGTTTCGCGCGACGGGATCATCCGGGAAGTCGAGGTTGGTGCGGTTTTGTCACCTCGCGCGGCCAGGGCAATCATCGTTTGGCTCGGCATCCAGCTCGACAAGCTGGAATCCCATAAAGAGAAGGGCGCCGACGAAGCATGACACCAGCGGTTGCGCAGTCAAGTGGTGGTTCTTTCACGGACCACGCGACGGGTCTTTGGGACATTGAGGCGTTGTCAGCTAGCTTCGCCGGGCCGACACAGACGCCGCGAAAGGCCCAGCCCTCACTGGCGAGCGGTACAAAAGCAGGCGAGGTGTACGAAAGGGCAATAAATGCGAGCCAGGCGGGCCCACTTTGGGCTAGGCAGCTCGCGGAGTTGCGTGCCCTCCCGGTCGATTGGGACGAGTACGGCGCGGAACGCCCCACGTTGGAAGCCCTTGCTGCGATGTCCTCATTGCTCAACCAGTATTCCCACCGCGACCAAGTGCCCGTGCACGTCGGAGCCTCGCCCGATGGGGGTGTTGCCGCGGTCTTTGGTTCGGACATCCGGCGAGTCACGGTCGAGATTGCCAACAGTGGTGAGATTCTGGTGGCCATGTCTGCGGGGCGGGACACGAACGTCCGCGAGGTCGCTCGGAACAAGGATTCCATTGAGGGGCTGATTCACGACACTGGCATCTTTCTCTCCCTGTAGCCCCGCAGGCGCCGCAGGAATGGTTATCGATCCGGATCAGGACTTCGACCCCACCGAAGAGCTCTACCTACGCCTGAGTCTCGAGCGACGCCCTACACAGTCCGCAATAAAAAAAGCCATTGCCGAGCAGGTTCATTTCCCGAAATGTTCAGTCAATCGAGGGAAGTACTCTGAACCGTATGACGTGGTCCGACTCAAGCCCGGATGGAGCGTCGGTGTGTTCGAGGTCCGAGATATCCCAGCCAGCCTCGAATGCAAGGTGCAGGGCCTTTACGAGTTCTTTGTATTCCACTGCCCCGAAGCCGATACCGATGGCGTGATGAACTATGCGCACAGCGAGATCCGGTCTAGGTTCGACGGCAACCTGCGACAACCGGGCCGCTTGGTGAAGTTCGAGTTCCGCGAGCTAATCGCGTTCCGAATGAAGGTCCTTCCGCCGCTGTAGAGCGTCGGCTACGCCAGGCTCAACGGACACCATAGCATCTTAGGTGTCCGTTTTGGTGTCCATTAGACCCGGCAGGATTCGGCCTCGATGTCGGCCCGCCCCGGCAAGAGCGTTGACCGTCAAGGGTTTAGCCGGCAGGATGCCGGCGGATGGATGCCCCAGCCTTAGCCTGATAAGCGTGAGGTCGATAGTTCAACTCTATCCAGGCCCATGTCCCGGCATATCTGGGGCCGGCGCGAGCAACTCGCGTCGGCCTTTTGTCATTGCCCTCGGGGCCTCGTCTGGTGCGCCAGCTCCAGGCGGGAAGCGTCATACCCTTGGCCGGTCGGGCTACGTCGACAGCCCGGATGGCGGCCACTCTTGTGCACCTGCAGACCGAGACCCCGGATGACCGTTCCGTCGAAGATGCGCATCGCCTCCGGCGCGCCCTATTGGCTGATGCGAAATGGCCTGTTCGAGCCGCCCGAGCGGCCGCTGCCCTCTCGCGCTGACGTCTTGATCGTCGGGGCCGGCATTACCGGCGCCCTGCTGGCCGATGCCCTTGTCCGGGAGGGGCGGGAGGTAGTCGTCCTGGAGCGCCACGCCCCGGCTGAGGGTAGTACCGGTGTCAGCACCGCCCTGCTGCAGTATGAACTCGATGTCGAACTCGGGTCGCTGGCGGATCGTGTTGGCATCGATCAGGCGGTGCGCGCGTACCGCCGGTGTGCCGAAGCCATTGACGATCTCGCTGCGCTGGCGGCCTCCCTGGGTGACGGTTGCGATTTCCAGCGCGTCACCAGTGTGTACCTCGCCTCACGCCGGCGAGATGCCAAACGGCTCAGGCATGAGGCCGAACTGCGCCAGGCTCATGGCTTCGATGTCCGTCCGCTGACCCGGCGCGAGCTGGCGGCGCGTTATGATGTTCCGGGTGCGGCCGCGCTGGAAACGCCGCATGCTGCGCAGGTCGACCCGGTCGCGCTGACCCGGCGTCTGCTGAACCGGGCGGTGGCCGCCGGTGCCATCGTCTGCCCGAGGACGGCGCTGCTCGAATGGCAGGATGAGGGGGCCCGATGCCGAGTCATGACGACGCGCGGCCAGTGCATGGCGCGGTTCGTCGTATTTGCGACGGGGTACGAGCTTCCGCCCAAGGTTCCGAACGGAGCGGTCGCGCTGCACAGCACCTACGCATTCGTGACCCAGCCCGGGCCGTACCCGGGCCCGCTCGGTCGGGGTGCGGTCTTCTGGGAAACGGCGCGGCCGTACACCTACATGCGCACCACGGTCGATGGCCGTGTCCTGGTGGGCGGCATGGACGTGCCGTTTCGGCATGCGGACGGGCGCGATGCGCTGTTGCCGGTCAGGGTCCGCGCGCTCGAAACGCGAGCGGCGCGCTTGCTGGGGATTGAGTCGCTCGAACGAGCCTTCGCCTGGGCTGGCACGTTTGCCGCCACGCCGGACGGATTACCGTACATCGGACGGCTTCCGGGCGAGGGTCGAGCGTTTGCGGCCCTGGGCTACGGCGGCAATGGAATCGTCTTCAGCACCATTGCCGCCGAGCTGATTAGTGCGCAGGTAGAGGGTCGACGGCATCCCGACCAGAGCCTCTTTCACTTCGACCGCGCTCGGCGCACCTGACCAGCCAGGCCCCATGGTGCGGATCGGGCCGGCTCCTCAGTTGGTGCGATGCACCGGTCCGCCCATTCTGCGCCGTACTGCCTCATCATCCAGCTGGGGGGCGCGTCCCGCTCGATCGGCCGGCGATCGCGTTGAGGTCGGCGCGGCGGAGTAGGCCGCATTCCCGGTCAACAGGGCATCCATCTCCTGCTCGGCCTTCTCCCCGCTGATACCGTACTCGGCCGCGATCAGGGTGCGAATCCGGTCCCAGTCGCCCTCGGTGGCGTCGAGCTCCTTTTCTGCCAGGTTCGACCAGCGCTTCAGGATCCGGTCCTTGAGATCAGGCCAGCGCTCTCGGTCATGGTTGCGTTCGTGCTGCATGAGCTGCCTCCTTCCAGAGTGATCGTCGCATTCCGCCAGTGTTCGAGAGTCGGCCCGGGGTTCGGCAGGTGCGAACGAAATCTACTCGTGCCGGGCGCCGATTCCGGATGCGGTCTCTATCGGGGTGACGCCGAGCCACGTCGGGTCGGGCACATCAAAATGCGCAGAAAGCGGGTTATGGTCCGTCCATGCGCAGTTCCCGTTCGCATCGCGTCCGGACGGGCGTGGATCGCTCGCCCCCATCGGGGTCGTCGAGACGGGGCAGCTGTGCCGGAGGTGCTGCGTTACAGGGCAGCGACAATGGCAGGCTACCGTCCGGCGAGAGGGCGCTTACCTTCCTGGCGAGCGGCGGGTATCGGCGGTCGGCGGGCGGGACGAACGAGGAGGTCAGATGACCAAGCGTGTGCAGAGCTATGAGACGGACGAGATCACGGTCACTTTCGATCCCAACGTGTGCATTCATTCCGGCGTCTGTGTCCGGACCCTGCCTGCCGTTTTCGATATTCGTCGCAAGCGATGGATCGCTCCCGAGGCGGCGCCGGCTGCGGAGGTGGCCGCGATGATTCGAACCTGTCCTTCTGGCGCGCTGCAGTACCGGCTTCGCGGTGAAGGTGCGGACACCGGGGCGTGAGCCCTCGGACCGGTGGCGGGTAGATCTGTCAGTTCGGCGTGACGCTTGACGGATGCTCGCCTGTTCCGCCCAGGGCCATCAGGGCCTCATCAAAGCTGAGCGACAGCTCGCCAGGTTCGAAGAGCTGTGACAGGTGGGACGCGGCGACGGTGGCGCGGACCCGGGGGTCGAGGTTGCAGAGCAGGACCTGAATGCCCTCTTTGCGGCATTGGCGAACCACTTCGGCCAGCGCCCTGAGCCCGGTCGAGTCGATCACCGGCACGTCGTCCATGTCGAGAATCAGAGCCCGTGGCTTCCAGTGGACCTGCCGCAGGGCATCCTTGAATGACTCTGCCGCGCCGAAGAAGAACGGTCCGTTGATGTCGTAGACTTTGACGTCGCGAGGTACCCGTTGCCGCTGTGCCTGCTTGGTCTCCTCACGAAGTTCATCGCTCCCCGATTCCTGCTCCAGACCCATCGGCTCGATGGTTGCGATCTCTGACATCCGTTTCATGAACAGAAATGCGGCGAGAACCATTCCGACCGCAATGGCGACGCTGAGGTCGACCAGCACCGTCAGCCCGAAGGTGGCGAGCATGATCGCGACGTCGGTACGCGGCGCGCCGCGGATTTCGGACCGGAAGGTGCGCCACTCGCTCATATGGTACGCCACCATCACGAGAATGGCGGCCAGCGTGGCCATCGGAATCATCGCGGCGTAGCGCCCGGCAAACAGGGTGATGACCAGCAGGGTGAGGGCGTGCACCACGCCCGCGATCGGGGTCCGTCCGCCGTTCCGGACGTTGGTCGCCGTGCGGGCAATGGCGCCGGTTGCCGGCATGCCGCCGAAAAGCGGAGAAGCAATGTTTGCCGCCCCCTGCGCGATCAGCTCCATGTTGCTGCGATGGCGGCTGCCGATCATCCCGTCCGCCACGACTGCCGAGAGTAGCGACTCGATCGCGCCGAGCAGGGCCAGGGTCAGGGCAGGCGCTGCGAGATCGATCAGCATCCGTTCTGTGACGGTCGGCCAGTGCGGGCTCGGCAGGCGCGCATCGATGACACCGAAGCGCGACCCGATGGTGTCGACCGGCAGCTCGAAGAAGGCGACGACGACGGTACCGGCAACCAGGGCAACGAAGGGCGCCGGAACTTTGGTCGACACACGGGGCCAGAGGACGAGGATGGCCAGCGTCCCGAAGCCGAGCACCGCGGTCGTGAGATCCACGGTGCTTGCGTGGGCCAGATAACTGGCCCATTTGCCGAAGAACTCCGCAGGCACGGCTTCGATCGAGAGGCCCAGCAGATCTTTGATCTGCTGGGAAAAGATGATGAGCGCAATGCCGGCCGTGAACCCCGTGATGACGGGGAATGGGATGAACTTGATGACCGCGCCGAGCTTGAGCAGGCCCATCGCCACGAGGAGAAACCCGGCCATCAGCGTCGCGACGATCAGCCCATCCACCCCGTACTGAGCGACGATCCCGGCCACGATGACCACAAAGGCCCCCGTCGGGCCGCCGATCTGCACCCGTGATCCGCCCAGCAATGAAATCAGAAGGCCGGCAACGATTCCCGTGTAGAGCCCCCGTTCAGGCGTGAGGCCGCTGGCAATGGCAAAGGCAATGCAGAGGGGAAGGGCCACGACACCAACAATGACACCGGCCGTCAGATCCGCAGCGAACTGCGGCCGCGTGTAGCCTTGCAGGGTGGTCAGCAGCTTGGGAACGAAGTGCGACATGGTTACGGCGTGGGAGGCGAGGTCGTTTCGGCCAGTTCGGCGCGGAAGCGATCCGCCTCGGCGGTCATGCCGAGGGCCGTATACGCAGCAGCCAGGTCAGTTCGGGCGGCTCTGAGAAAGCTGACGGCCGGATCGGTCTGCTTCGCCAGGATCTCGTAGCCGGCCAGGCTTTCGGTCGCAGCCTCGCGATGGCGATTCTGACGCAGCAGGGCCCGCCCCAGCTTGATCCGGGCTATCCCCGTGTTCAGGTTGTCGGGGCCGAGACTATGGTGGTAGCCCTCGATCGCTTCGCGATAGAGGGCCTCCGCGCGCCGATAGTCACGGCGCTCCACGGCAACGCTGGCGAGATTCGACAAGGCGGTGGCGAGCAGATAGTGATTGGGTCCGTGGACCGTGCGATAGATGGTTGCCATCCTCGCGAAACGTGAGTCTGCTTCGTCCAGGCGATCCTCGGCGAGTGCGATCGACCCCAGATCGCTGAGCGTCGATGCCACCGAAGGATGATTGGGCCCGAAGACGCGTTCGCGGATGGCAAGCGCACGTTCCAGAATCGGCACGGCTTCGCTCCGACGCTGCTGGAAAAGCAGAGATCGGCCGATCAGCGTCAGCGCCAGGGCGGTGCGGTGATGGTCCGCGCCGTACCACGGCTCCACGATGGCAAGCGCCTGCCGATGATACCGTTCCGCCTCGGCATAGCGTCCCAGATCGTGCTGGATCGCTCCCAGGTTTGCGA
Coding sequences within it:
- a CDS encoding (4Fe-4S)-binding protein; protein product: MTKRVQSYETDEITVTFDPNVCIHSGVCVRTLPAVFDIRRKRWIAPEAAPAAEVAAMIRTCPSGALQYRLRGEGADTGA
- the sulP gene encoding sulfate permease; its protein translation is MSHFVPKLLTTLQGYTRPQFAADLTAGVIVGVVALPLCIAFAIASGLTPERGLYTGIVAGLLISLLGGSRVQIGGPTGAFVVIVAGIVAQYGVDGLIVATLMAGFLLVAMGLLKLGAVIKFIPFPVITGFTAGIALIIFSQQIKDLLGLSIEAVPAEFFGKWASYLAHASTVDLTTAVLGFGTLAILVLWPRVSTKVPAPFVALVAGTVVVAFFELPVDTIGSRFGVIDARLPSPHWPTVTERMLIDLAAPALTLALLGAIESLLSAVVADGMIGSRHRSNMELIAQGAANIASPLFGGMPATGAIARTATNVRNGGRTPIAGVVHALTLLVITLFAGRYAAMIPMATLAAILVMVAYHMSEWRTFRSEIRGAPRTDVAIMLATFGLTVLVDLSVAIAVGMVLAAFLFMKRMSEIATIEPMGLEQESGSDELREETKQAQRQRVPRDVKVYDINGPFFFGAAESFKDALRQVHWKPRALILDMDDVPVIDSTGLRALAEVVRQCRKEGIQVLLCNLDPRVRATVAASHLSQLFEPGELSLSFDEALMALGGTGEHPSSVTPN
- a CDS encoding FAD-binding oxidoreductase; protein product: MTVPSKMRIASGAPYWLMRNGLFEPPERPLPSRADVLIVGAGITGALLADALVREGREVVVLERHAPAEGSTGVSTALLQYELDVELGSLADRVGIDQAVRAYRRCAEAIDDLAALAASLGDGCDFQRVTSVYLASRRRDAKRLRHEAELRQAHGFDVRPLTRRELAARYDVPGAAALETPHAAQVDPVALTRRLLNRAVAAGAIVCPRTALLEWQDEGARCRVMTTRGQCMARFVVFATGYELPPKVPNGAVALHSTYAFVTQPGPYPGPLGRGAVFWETARPYTYMRTTVDGRVLVGGMDVPFRHADGRDALLPVRVRALETRAARLLGIESLERAFAWAGTFAATPDGLPYIGRLPGEGRAFAALGYGGNGIVFSTIAAELISAQVEGRRHPDQSLFHFDRARRT